The genomic interval GGCCGCGAGATCGTCCGGGGCTCCGAGTCCGGGACCGGGCGCACCGACGCCATCTCGTCCGGGCTGCGCTACCCGAAGCCCGAGCAGGACGAGGACGAGCAGACCCCGGAGACCGTGTGCCTCCAGGTCAGCAACTCGTTCTCGGCGCCGGCCTCGGTGAAGACCGCCCCCGGCATGCCGCTGGAACTGACCGTCGACGTGGTGGACGCGCCCGACGAGGCGGCGGACGTCGCCGCGTTCGGTCTGGGCCACGGCTGGTGGCTGCTGGGCCTGCTCACCCTGACCGGATTGATCGTGGGCCTGCTCTTCGGCTGGATCTCACGCTGGCGCATCGCTGTCTGGAGGACCCGCTGATGTCCCGTACGAGACGTGTGCTCGCGGGCGCGCTGCTGACCGGCCTGGCCGTGCTGACCGGGGCGTCGGCCGCCGTGGCCGACGACGCCTCGCCGAGCCCGAGCGCTTCCGGTGACGCCTCGGGTCCCACGGAGGCCGGCACCACCTTCCGTACCGCCACGGCGCTCCAGCAGGGCGAGACCGCCACCGCCGGGGCGTCGACCGGCGACTACCTGTACTGGGTCTTCCCGGCCGACGCCGGGCAGCGCGCCACGGTGACCGCGAAGGTGACGCTGCCCGAGAGCGCCACCCGGCACGGGGCGCAGACCTGGCAGGTCGACGTGTACGACGGGCTGCGCCGCCGCCAGCCGTGTGTGTACGGGAAGCAGACCGGCACCGCGGCCGCCGAGGCCGCCGCGGTCGAGCTGACCTGTGTGCTGCGTACCGTCCGGGCCAACGCCGAGCCGTGGGCCAACGACCCGCTGCCGGGCAGCTACTACGTGCGCCTCACGGTCCTGGACCTGGCCCAGGCCGACCTCGGTCTGCCGGTGCGCACCGAGGTCGAGGTGAACTCGAAGGACCAGGGCGGGTCCGTCGATGTGGACGGCAGCCTGTCGAAGCCGCTGGTCCCGGGGGTCTCCTCGGCCGAGCGGGCTTCGGACGACGCGGACGGCTCCGACGCCTCCCCCGCCCCGGTCGCGCTCGCCGGTGAGCCCGAGGACGGCTGGTCCTCCGGCTGGTGGACCAGCCGCTGGCTGTGGACGGCCGGCGGCGGTGTGCTCGCCGCGCTGGCGGGCGTCTTCGGCTACTCGGTGACCCGGGGCCGGGGCCGCCCGTCCCACGTTCCGCCGGGCGCCTGACGCCGTGCCGTACGCCGGACCGGTCCCTGCTTCGGGGGCCGGTCCGGCGGCGTTACGCGCCCTGCCCTGCGAACGCCCCGTCCGCCCCGAAGGCCAGGGCCGCGAAGCGGTCGCCCATGCGGAGGTGGGTGGCGGCGTCCGGGTGGAGGGCGTCGGGGAGGGGGAGTTCTTCCGCGTCCGCCTCGCCGTAGAGTTCGCGGCCGTCCAGGTAGTGCAACTGCGGGTCGTCGCCGGAGCGTTGCTCCACCAGGCGGGCCAGTTCATCGCGGATGACGCGCAGCGTCAGCTTGCCGGTGTCCCGGTCCCCGGGGTCGCCCATCGCCGCGAAGCGGACCCTGCCCTCGCCGAGGCGGCTGAGGTCGGGGACGCTGGGGCCCGGGGTGTCCTCGTGGATGGGGCACAGCACGGGCGAGACCACCAGGAGCGGGGCGCCCGGGTGGCCCTCGCGGATGGTGTCGAGGAAGCCGTGCACCGCCGGGGCGAAGGCGCGCAGGCGCATCACGTCGGCGTTGACGAGGTTGATGCCGATCTTGACGCTGATCAGGTCCGCCGGGGTGTCCCGCATCGCGCGGGCCGTGAACGGGTCGAGCAGGGCGCTGCCGCCGAGGCCCAGGTTGACCAGCTCGACGCCGCCGAGCAGCGCCGCACGCGCGGGCCAGGTGGCGGTGGGGCTCGCGGCGTCGGAGCCGTGGCTGATCGAACTCCCGTGGTGCAGCCACACCTTGCGGCCGGAGGCCGGGGCGGGGGTGACGGGCGCGTCGGTGTGCAGGGCGACGACCTCGGTCCGTTCGTTGTACGGCAACCAGACCTCGACGTCCTTCTCGCGGTCCGGGAGACCGTCGAACCGTACGGACCCGACCGGGCCGTCGCGGAACCGGGTCGACCCGGTCGTCATGTCGACGTCGAGGACGTTGCCGCCGGTCGCCGAGGACCGCGCCGCGAGGACGCCGTCGACCAGCAGGTCGTACACCCCGCCGGGCCTCGGCGGGACGCCCTGGTAGACGGTGCGGGTGCGCCGCGCCTCCAGCTCGACCACCGTGGCCCGGGTCCGGAAGGCGAGCCGCACGCCGGAGGGCTGGGCCTCGGCCAGGGCGATCTGGCCGTCCGGGGCCTGGGCGCGGGCGGCGGGCGGCAGGCGGTGCGGGAGCAGCCCGACCTCGGTGCGCTCCACGTCGAGCGCGCCGCGCAGGAGGCCGGGGGTGACGGGGGTGGTGTACGGGAGGGGTGCGGGCGTTTCGGTGCTCATGGCTCCACCTGGGGTTGCGGAGTTACGCGGGCCAGTTGCGCAGGAGGGCGTCCAGCGCGTCCAGGGTGCGGGTCCAGGACTCCTGCGAGTCGGGGGCGCTGTGGCTGAACCCGCCCTGGGCCTCCAGGCTGACGAATCCGTGGAACACGCTGCCCAGGAGCCGTACGGCATGCGTCTGGTCCGGCTCGGTCAGGTCGTAGCCGCGCAGGATGGCGCGGGTCATCCGCGAGTGCCGCAGGCCGGCGCCGGCGGCCGCCGCTTCGGGGTCCAGCTTCAGCTGGGCCGCCGCGTAACGGCCGGGGTGCTCGCGGGCGTAGTCCCGGTACATGTCGCCGAGAGCGCTCAGCGCGTCCTTCCCGGCCCGTCCGACGAGGGCGGCGGCGCCCCGGTCGGCCATCTCCTCCAGGGCGAGCAGGGCGATCCGGGTCTTCAGGTCGTGGGAGTTCTTCAGGTGCGAGTAGAGGCTCGCGACCTTGACGTCGAACCGCCGCGCCAGCGCCGAAACGGTCACCTGCTCGAAGCCGACCTCGTCGGCCAGTTCGGCGCCCGCCCCGGTCAGGCGTTCGGCGGTCAGCCCCGCGCGCACCATGGTCGCCTCCTCGTCCAGGCGACCATCATGCGCGTACCTAAGACCTTTAGGCAAATATGAGAGGGCTCAAGGAACGGTTACGCCCCTCGCACCGGTACCGTCACCGTCCCCCTCCCCTCCCCCGTCGTGCCCGTCGCCTCGTCGACCACGCGGTACGGGCGGTCGATGCGTTCGGAGGTGACCGTGAGGGTGTCGCCGTCGCGCGTCAGCCGGAAGGTGGCGGCCGTGGCGCCCGCGTGGTCCGGCACGGTGACGGTCGTAGCGTCCCCCTCGCCGAACACCCGGAGGGTGAGCCCGTCGAGCCAGTCGCCGTCCGGGCGCCGGTCGTCGCCGCCCCAGGGCAGGACCGCGCCGGGGCGGACGAGGACCGGGAGGCTGTCGAAGCCGTGGGTCTCGTGGCGCCAGGCGGGGCCGGTGACCGTCTCGCCGGTGAGCAGGTGGGTCCAGGTGCCCTCGGGGACGTAGTACTCGACCTGCCCGTCCTCCGTGAAGACCGGGGCGACCAGGAGGTCGGGGCCGAGCATGTACTGCCGGTCGAGCGTGCGGGTGGTCGGGTCGTCCGGGAATTCGAGGAGCATCGGCCGCATCACGGGGATGCCGGTGCGGTGGGCGGTGGCGGCGGCACCGTAGAGGTACGGCATCAGCCGGTGCTTGAGCAGGGTGAACTTCCGGGCGACGTCCACCGCTTCCTCGCCGAACTCCCACGGCACCCGGTAGGACACGTTGCCGTGCAGCCGGCTGTGCGAGGAGAGCAGCCCGAAGGCGAGCCAGCGCTTGAAGACCGCCGGGTCCGGGGTGCCCTCGAAGCCGCCGATGTCGTGGCTCCAGAAGCCGAACCCGGAGAGCGAGAGGGACAGGCCGCCGCGCAGGGACTCGGCCATCGCCGTGAACGAGGCGAAGCAGTCGCCGCCCCAGTGGACGGGGAACTGCTGGCCCCCGGCCGTGGCGGAGCGGGCGAAGAGGACGGCCTCGCCGTGGCCGCGCTCCTTCTCCAGGAGTTCGAAGACCGTCCGGTTGTAGATCTGCGCGTAGTAGTTGTGCATCCGCTCGGGGTCCGAACCGTCGTGCCAGACGACATCGGTCGGGACGCGCTCGCCGAAGTCCGTCTTGAAGCAGTCGACGCCCTGGTCGAGCAGCAGCCGCAGCTTGCCGGTGTACCACTCCCGCGCGGCGGGGCTGGTGAAGTCGACCAGCGCCATCCCGGGCTGCCAGAGGTCCCACTGCCAGACGTCACCGTTGGGGCGGCGGACGAGATGGCCGAGCGCGGCACCCTCCGCGAACAGCGCCGACTTCTGGGCGATGTACGGGTTGATCCACATGCTGATCCGCAGCCCGCGCTCCTTGAGCCGGGCGAGCATGCCCTCCGGGTCGGGGAAGACGTCCGGGTCCCAGAGGAAGTCCGACCACTGGTACTCGCGCATCCAGAAGCAGTCGAAGTGGAACACGGAGAGCGGGATGTCGCGTTCGGCCATGCCGTCGACGAACGAGGTGACGGTCTCCTCGTCGTACGAGGTGCAGAAGGACGTCGTCAGCCACAGGCCGAACGACCAGGCCGGAGGGAGCGCCGGGCGGCCGGTGAGCGCGGTGTAGCGGGCCAGCACCTCCTTGGGCGTCGGACCGGCGACGATGTAGTACTCCAGCGACTGGTCCTCGACGCTGAACTGCACCTGCCCCACGGACTCCGAGCCGACCTCGAAGGAGACCTTGCCGGGGTGGTTGACGAAGACCCCGTAGCCGCGCGAGGAGAGGTAGAACGGGATGTTCTTGTAGGCGAGTTCGCTGCTGGTGCCGCCGTCCGCCTGCCAGATGTCGACACTCTGGCCGTTCTTGACGTACGGGGTGAAGCGCTCGCCGAGCCCGTAGACGTTCTCGCCGACGTCCAGGGCGAGTTGGGCGATCATGTGGTGGGCGCCGTCGGGGGTGGTCGCGAAGGCGGTGCCCTTGGCGTCGATCCCGGTCAGGCGGCGCCCTTCGGCGTCGAGGAAGGTGAGGCCCCAGGGCCCGTCGGCGTCCATGCGCAACGTCAGCGGGCCGCTGGTGAGTTCGGTACTGGAGCCGTCCTGCCGGGTGCGGGCGCCGGAGCCGGCCGGGTCGAGGCCGGGCAGGGCGAAGTCCGGGCCCCGGGGGGCCTTTCCGGCGTGGTGCGTGGTGCGGACGCCGATGATCCCCTCGGCCGGGGAGAAGCAGTCGACGGTGATGAGCGGGGTGTTGAGGGTGTCGCCGCGCGCGGCCACCCGTTTCACCGCGGCGTACGCGGTGAACCGGTCGGCGTCGACGCGCAGATCGCGGATCTCGGTCGCGTAGGAGGCGCGTACGCCCTCACGCATGAGCCAGAAGCCGTCGGTGAACTTCATGCGGACTCCTTGCCGGGGGCATCGGAAGGGGGAACGGGGAGGCTGCGGGATCTCACGCGCCGGCCCCGGTGAAGTCGAGCCGGGCCAGCCGGACCGTGCCGCGCAGCACGACGCGCAGGTCGCCGGTGCCGGAGGCGGCCAGAGCGGCGTGGACGGTGCGGTGGTCGTACGGTCCGTCCGTGGCGGGCACCGGGACGGTGACGGTGGCGCCGCCGACGGTGATCAGGACGGCCCCCTCGCCGGAGGCAAGGACCTCGACGCCGCTCGTACCGGAGCCGAAGTCGCAGCGACGGTAGAGGAGTTCGTTGGCCTCGTCGGTGGCGGTGACCGCGTCGCCGTCCGTCTTCGCCCGGTCCACGATCGCGGTGCCCAGCTGCTCGTCGTAGTCGGCCGCCTCCAGGCCACGGGCCAGGACCGGACGCGGCCCGGCCGGTTCGCCGTCGACGGTGACGACCGTGACGCAACGGATGTCCGTGCTGGACGCGCCCGCCTGGATCTCGTACGCCCCGGGCTCGACGGTCCAGCGGCCGTGCGCCACGTCCCAGTGGCCCAGCTCCTCGACCGGCACGGTGAACGCGACGCGCTCCGCCGCCCCGGGTGCCAGGTGCAGCCTGCGGTGCCCGGCGAGCTGGCGCAGCGGCCGGGGCACGGACGGGGCCACGGCCCGTACGTACAGCTGGGCGACCTCGTCGGAGGCGACGGCGCCGGTGTTGGTGACGTTCAGCGAGACGTGGAGCAGGTCCCCGTCACGGACGGCGGTCAGGTCGCTGTAGGTGAAGTCGGTGTAGGTGAGCCCGTGGCCGAACGGGTAGAGCGGGGTGCCCTTGTAGTAGAGGTAGGTCTGCCGCGAGCCGATGATGTCGTAGTCCAGGAGGTCCGGCAGCTCCGCGTCGGAGGCGTACCAGGTCTGCGGGAGCCGCCCGGCCGGGGAGACGTCGCCGGCGAGGACGCGGGCCAGCGCGGTGCCGGCCGCCTGGCCGCCGTGCGCGGTCCACAGCAGCGCGGGCAGTGTGGCGGCGGCGTCGGCGAGGGCGTACGGGTAGGCGGAGGTGACCGCCAGGACGGTGCGCGGGTTGGCGGCGTGGGCGGCGCGCCAGAGGCATTCCTGCTGGGCGGGCAGGTCGAGGGTGGCACGGTCCTCGGTCTCCCGGCCGTTGATGTGCGGGTCGTTGCCGACGACCACGATCACGGTGTCGGCGGCCGCGGCGGCGCGGGCGACGGCGTCCTCGCCGCGCTCGGTCACCTCGATCTCGAAGACGGTGCCGGGGGTGGCGGAATTCTCCTCGTCCGGGGCGGCAACCTTTACGCCGTCGGCGGCGACTGAGACATACCCACCCGTTCCGATGTGCAGAAGGCGGTGACCGCCGGCATGCCCTTCCACCGCCTCCCAGCGGAAGGTCTCCTGGACGATCCAGCCGCCCGGCTCGTCCGCGGAGGCGCGTACGCAACCGTCCTCGGCGACCGAGAGGTAGCGGCCTTCCGGCTCGCGC from Streptomyces drozdowiczii carries:
- a CDS encoding GDSL-type esterase/lipase family protein is translated as MSTETPAPLPYTTPVTPGLLRGALDVERTEVGLLPHRLPPAARAQAPDGQIALAEAQPSGVRLAFRTRATVVELEARRTRTVYQGVPPRPGGVYDLLVDGVLAARSSATGGNVLDVDMTTGSTRFRDGPVGSVRFDGLPDREKDVEVWLPYNERTEVVALHTDAPVTPAPASGRKVWLHHGSSISHGSDAASPTATWPARAALLGGVELVNLGLGGSALLDPFTARAMRDTPADLISVKIGINLVNADVMRLRAFAPAVHGFLDTIREGHPGAPLLVVSPVLCPIHEDTPGPSVPDLSRLGEGRVRFAAMGDPGDRDTGKLTLRVIRDELARLVEQRSGDDPQLHYLDGRELYGEADAEELPLPDALHPDAATHLRMGDRFAALAFGADGAFAGQGA
- a CDS encoding TetR/AcrR family transcriptional regulator, giving the protein MVRAGLTAERLTGAGAELADEVGFEQVTVSALARRFDVKVASLYSHLKNSHDLKTRIALLALEEMADRGAAALVGRAGKDALSALGDMYRDYAREHPGRYAAAQLKLDPEAAAAGAGLRHSRMTRAILRGYDLTEPDQTHAVRLLGSVFHGFVSLEAQGGFSHSAPDSQESWTRTLDALDALLRNWPA
- the yicI gene encoding alpha-xylosidase yields the protein MKFTDGFWLMREGVRASYATEIRDLRVDADRFTAYAAVKRVAARGDTLNTPLITVDCFSPAEGIIGVRTTHHAGKAPRGPDFALPGLDPAGSGARTRQDGSSTELTSGPLTLRMDADGPWGLTFLDAEGRRLTGIDAKGTAFATTPDGAHHMIAQLALDVGENVYGLGERFTPYVKNGQSVDIWQADGGTSSELAYKNIPFYLSSRGYGVFVNHPGKVSFEVGSESVGQVQFSVEDQSLEYYIVAGPTPKEVLARYTALTGRPALPPAWSFGLWLTTSFCTSYDEETVTSFVDGMAERDIPLSVFHFDCFWMREYQWSDFLWDPDVFPDPEGMLARLKERGLRISMWINPYIAQKSALFAEGAALGHLVRRPNGDVWQWDLWQPGMALVDFTSPAAREWYTGKLRLLLDQGVDCFKTDFGERVPTDVVWHDGSDPERMHNYYAQIYNRTVFELLEKERGHGEAVLFARSATAGGQQFPVHWGGDCFASFTAMAESLRGGLSLSLSGFGFWSHDIGGFEGTPDPAVFKRWLAFGLLSSHSRLHGNVSYRVPWEFGEEAVDVARKFTLLKHRLMPYLYGAAATAHRTGIPVMRPMLLEFPDDPTTRTLDRQYMLGPDLLVAPVFTEDGQVEYYVPEGTWTHLLTGETVTGPAWRHETHGFDSLPVLVRPGAVLPWGGDDRRPDGDWLDGLTLRVFGEGDATTVTVPDHAGATAATFRLTRDGDTLTVTSERIDRPYRVVDEATGTTGEGRGTVTVPVRGA
- a CDS encoding glycoside hydrolase family 3 C-terminal domain-containing protein, which gives rise to MTEQPQPFRDPRLPFAERVDDLLGRLTPDERVAMLHQFAPAVDRLGLAAFRTGQEALHGVAWMGEATVFPQAVGLGATWNDDLVRRIGEAVGDEVRTKRAHDDRVGLNVWAPTVNLLRHPLWGRGEEGYSEDAGLTSALAVAYTRGLRGDHPHYWRTAPVLKHWLAHNNETDRDTSSSSVRPRVLHEYDLRAFRDAVRSGAVAGVMPAYNLVNGRPNHVSPLLSRHLRGWTEQPLAVCSDAGAPTNLVDSEHYFDTHEEATAAALRAGVDSFTDHGQDSSVMTGRIQGALKRGLIDEHDIDTAVRRLLHMRFALGEFDPGLDPYADTDALDTEAHRALALEAAEQAVVLLENDGLLPLDPDTGRTVAVVGLLADACKLDWYSGTLIHRSTPLDGLRARFGADHVIYAEGADLVHLKCADGWLHIPEADPAGDAARGAEGALDPALLAGRTDLPPLTCADTPSELALVDWGGGVITLREPEGRYLSVAEDGCVRASADEPGGWIVQETFRWEAVEGHAGGHRLLHIGTGGYVSVAADGVKVAAPDEENSATPGTVFEIEVTERGEDAVARAAAAADTVIVVVGNDPHINGRETEDRATLDLPAQQECLWRAAHAANPRTVLAVTSAYPYALADAAATLPALLWTAHGGQAAGTALARVLAGDVSPAGRLPQTWYASDAELPDLLDYDIIGSRQTYLYYKGTPLYPFGHGLTYTDFTYSDLTAVRDGDLLHVSLNVTNTGAVASDEVAQLYVRAVAPSVPRPLRQLAGHRRLHLAPGAAERVAFTVPVEELGHWDVAHGRWTVEPGAYEIQAGASSTDIRCVTVVTVDGEPAGPRPVLARGLEAADYDEQLGTAIVDRAKTDGDAVTATDEANELLYRRCDFGSGTSGVEVLASGEGAVLITVGGATVTVPVPATDGPYDHRTVHAALAASGTGDLRVVLRGTVRLARLDFTGAGA